Proteins encoded within one genomic window of uncultured Draconibacterium sp.:
- a CDS encoding phosphatidylserine decarboxylase family protein, translated as MKDMKYRVGKWLPSDTAFLSSWIDKKIIEAKGRNLKMHKSVEDLRDAIYADPVLYMSFTSMYDEIPQGYNEPVKNFETMLLLLNHILHEAPCFSVIEDNVGLIGFPINAILDWAMGTQGGYIAFTHPVVNQKLKVILNEWKEFLIKKKSQYVLVDGPVDQPQPDYATPLGWLSPEAFEAIAKMDPFRGEGDNPYEAKANFIYNYQCKPGKKHFGYHSWDDFFTREFNEGIREVSNEDQHIDVIVNACESAPYNCVTDAKMKDKFWMKGQPYSLIDIMDHHPRAAEFGDNSTVYQAFLCAKTYHRWNSPVDGEVVAIKNVEGTYYAEAPVAGYDPSGPNESQGYIAEVAARALIFIESDNPKIGLMCFVAIGMAEVSSCDITVKEGQHISKGEGIGTFHFGGSTHCLIFRPGVDIEFDFHGQTPGLNTYNIPLKARIGKVK; from the coding sequence ATGAAAGACATGAAATACCGTGTTGGCAAATGGTTGCCATCTGATACTGCATTTTTGAGCAGTTGGATTGACAAAAAAATTATTGAGGCCAAAGGCCGGAATTTAAAAATGCATAAATCGGTAGAAGATTTACGAGATGCCATTTATGCCGATCCTGTCTTATACATGAGTTTTACAAGCATGTACGACGAAATTCCGCAAGGTTACAACGAACCGGTTAAAAACTTCGAAACCATGTTGTTGCTATTAAATCATATTTTACACGAAGCACCTTGTTTTAGTGTAATTGAAGACAACGTTGGGTTAATCGGTTTTCCCATAAATGCAATACTCGATTGGGCCATGGGAACACAAGGAGGCTATATCGCATTTACGCATCCTGTGGTCAATCAAAAACTAAAAGTGATTTTAAATGAATGGAAAGAATTTCTCATAAAAAAGAAATCGCAATATGTTCTGGTCGATGGTCCAGTTGATCAGCCACAACCGGATTATGCAACTCCTTTAGGTTGGTTATCGCCCGAAGCATTCGAAGCAATTGCTAAAATGGATCCGTTCCGTGGCGAAGGCGATAATCCATACGAAGCAAAGGCAAATTTCATATACAATTATCAATGTAAGCCCGGTAAAAAGCATTTTGGGTACCATAGTTGGGATGACTTCTTCACACGCGAATTTAACGAAGGTATTCGAGAAGTTAGCAACGAAGATCAGCATATTGATGTTATCGTAAACGCATGCGAATCGGCTCCATATAATTGTGTAACTGATGCAAAAATGAAAGACAAGTTTTGGATGAAAGGACAGCCATATTCGTTAATTGATATTATGGATCACCATCCGCGGGCTGCTGAATTTGGTGACAACAGTACGGTTTACCAGGCTTTTTTATGTGCTAAAACTTATCATCGCTGGAATAGCCCTGTTGATGGGGAAGTTGTGGCTATTAAAAACGTTGAAGGAACCTATTACGCCGAAGCACCTGTAGCCGGTTACGATCCATCGGGTCCAAATGAGTCGCAGGGTTATATTGCCGAAGTTGCAGCAAGGGCATTAATCTTTATTGAATCCGATAACCCTAAAATCGGACTAATGTGCTTTGTTGCTATTGGTATGGCCGAAGTTTCAAGTTGCGATATAACGGTGAAGGAAGGGCAACATATTTCAAAAGGCGAAGGCATAGGTACTTTCCATTTTGGCGGATCAACCCACTGTCTTATTTTTCG
- a CDS encoding choloylglycine hydrolase family protein, with amino-acid sequence MKTRVTIAILILTLGASSVLNTNACTGIRLISKDGGVVVGRTLEFGLDPQSEILVFPAGKEITSSLPDKSKGITYTSKYGIVGANGFGFDIHADAINEKGLYVGLFYFPGYATYNQPDTSKYDVSMAAEDYGTWLLANFASVEEVKANFDKVFLVENPLKVLGNISIPTHFVVHDKTGACVVIEPLNKKLVIYDNPVGVFTNSPSFDWHVTNLCNYMNLSVINVKQLDFAGKQFKALGQGNGLHGLPGDDTPPSRFVRAAIYSQSAIEQETAALTVPQVFHLMNNFDIPVGSVRDTVITADKIETSNEMTAWTAVIDLKNLSYSFKTYRGQQVCKVDVQETLKAAKGKVRHISMEYEFAVKDVSHEFKE; translated from the coding sequence ATGAAAACAAGAGTAACAATTGCGATTTTAATTCTTACACTGGGTGCAAGCAGTGTATTAAACACTAATGCGTGTACTGGTATACGTTTAATATCCAAAGACGGTGGAGTAGTTGTAGGCAGAACTTTAGAGTTTGGCCTTGATCCACAATCTGAAATATTGGTTTTTCCGGCAGGAAAAGAAATTACAAGTTCGCTGCCTGATAAATCAAAAGGTATTACCTATACATCAAAGTATGGTATTGTAGGAGCCAATGGTTTTGGATTCGATATTCATGCTGATGCGATCAATGAAAAAGGTTTATATGTTGGATTGTTTTATTTCCCAGGATATGCCACTTACAACCAGCCAGATACCTCAAAATATGATGTATCAATGGCTGCCGAAGACTATGGAACCTGGTTGTTGGCTAATTTTGCATCGGTCGAAGAAGTGAAAGCCAATTTTGATAAGGTATTTCTGGTTGAAAATCCATTGAAAGTTTTAGGCAATATAAGTATACCGACTCACTTTGTTGTTCATGATAAGACAGGAGCTTGTGTTGTTATTGAGCCGTTAAATAAGAAACTGGTTATTTATGATAATCCTGTTGGTGTATTTACCAACTCTCCATCTTTTGACTGGCATGTAACTAACCTTTGTAATTACATGAATCTATCTGTTATCAATGTGAAACAATTAGATTTTGCCGGAAAGCAATTTAAAGCACTAGGTCAAGGTAATGGTTTACATGGTTTACCTGGCGATGATACACCTCCCTCACGTTTTGTTCGTGCAGCAATTTATTCTCAATCAGCCATAGAGCAGGAAACAGCAGCATTAACTGTGCCTCAGGTTTTTCATTTAATGAATAATTTTGATATTCCTGTTGGTTCGGTACGTGATACTGTTATAACGGCCGATAAAATAGAAACTTCTAATGAAATGACAGCATGGACTGCTGTGATAGATTTGAAAAACCTCAGCTATTCGTTTAAAACCTATCGGGGACAACAAGTGTGTAAGGTTGATGTTCAGGAAACATTAAAAGCTGCAAAAGGAAAAGTACGTCATATTTCCATGGAGTATGAATTTGCAGTTAAAGATGTTAGTCATGAATTCAAAGAGTAA
- a CDS encoding AidA/PixA family protein, which translates to MAQINILIAVDGISLANKVKDGSLKSGTVDSPTRLGGWGSSDTYISMIAKSGVAIAQQGQSELSIKAMAGDIIRWTMTTFDGNCSYTAFIYGGDFSPTGYLSSPLTFFNMSTNLHLPSSSDPKSGPIQNYHNHTWVTQSNIINCGAQVCYHFYFKLVDDSTGKVIGYFMWDPFINIAE; encoded by the coding sequence ATGGCACAAATTAATATTCTGATAGCAGTCGATGGAATAAGTTTAGCAAATAAAGTAAAAGACGGCAGTTTAAAGTCAGGCACAGTCGATAGTCCCACAAGACTAGGTGGATGGGGGAGTTCTGATACATATATATCAATGATAGCTAAAAGTGGTGTAGCTATTGCTCAACAAGGACAGTCTGAGTTGAGTATTAAAGCTATGGCCGGAGATATAATTCGTTGGACTATGACAACATTTGATGGTAATTGCAGTTATACTGCATTTATTTACGGTGGAGATTTCAGCCCGACTGGATATTTATCTTCTCCATTAACGTTCTTTAACATGAGTACAAATCTTCATTTACCATCTAGTTCAGATCCTAAATCTGGGCCAATACAAAATTATCATAACCATACTTGGGTTACGCAAAGTAATATTATAAATTGTGGAGCACAAGTTTGTTATCATTTTTATTTTAAATTAGTTGATGACAGTACCGGAAAAGTAATAGGTTATTTTATGTGGGATCCATTCATTAATATCGCAGAATAA